The Deltaproteobacteria bacterium genome includes a region encoding these proteins:
- a CDS encoding RNA polymerase sigma factor has protein sequence MNSFNAFYRENRHKIFAYLMRITRDYYLACDIMQESFTRYLEKYGNAEPRLALIFKIARNAFYDHARKDNRSSSLQEEPASDHQSQEHLVMVREEFRRVADAMQQLSPKERDVLALVVSSDLPYAEIASIVGISEANVKVSVHRARKQLLNKVRGTQ, from the coding sequence ATGAACAGCTTCAACGCGTTTTATCGGGAAAACAGGCACAAAATTTTCGCTTATCTGATGCGAATAACACGGGACTATTACCTGGCATGTGACATCATGCAGGAGAGTTTTACCCGTTATCTCGAAAAATATGGGAACGCGGAGCCGCGGCTGGCGCTTATTTTCAAGATAGCCAGGAACGCTTTTTACGATCATGCCCGCAAAGACAACCGCAGCAGTTCGCTGCAGGAAGAGCCTGCCAGCGATCATCAGAGCCAGGAACACCTGGTCATGGTCAGGGAAGAATTCCGGCGGGTGGCAGATGCCATGCAGCAGCTGAGCCCCAAAGAAAGGGATGTTCTGGCTCTGGTTGTCAGCAGCGATCTTCCTTATGCCGAAATTGCATCCATCGTCGGCATCAGCGAGGCGAATGTCAAGGTCAGCGTTCACCGCGCCAGAAAGCAGTTGTTGAATAAAGTCAGGGGGACCCAATGA
- a CDS encoding glycogen-binding domain-containing protein: MTKDIMISQFVDDELSLDEKLAFVESVHADALYKEQTVDILHLERELRMAPVDHLPDVEILPRRRPSHVLHFSKQVWVAGTAVAAVAAAIILFFTLSQEAVPKTPHRFVLFQPQAERVEISGSFTGWQAVPMQKAGLSGYWETTIDLPQGEHRFSYIIGGRQRVPDPTILVREQDDFGGVNSIIEVDSLI, encoded by the coding sequence ATGACGAAAGATATCATGATCAGCCAGTTTGTGGACGATGAACTGAGTCTGGATGAGAAACTGGCGTTTGTCGAAAGTGTGCATGCCGACGCGCTTTACAAGGAGCAGACGGTCGATATCCTGCATCTGGAAAGGGAACTTCGTATGGCGCCGGTTGATCATTTGCCGGATGTAGAGATTCTACCGCGAAGACGTCCTTCACATGTGCTGCATTTTTCGAAGCAGGTCTGGGTCGCGGGGACGGCGGTCGCTGCGGTCGCCGCGGCCATAATTTTATTTTTTACCTTGTCGCAGGAGGCGGTCCCGAAAACACCCCATCGCTTTGTTTTGTTTCAGCCGCAGGCAGAGCGGGTTGAAATTTCGGGAAGTTTTACCGGCTGGCAGGCGGTTCCCATGCAAAAAGCCGGGCTCAGCGGGTACTGGGAAACGACCATCGACCTTCCGCAGGGAGAACATCGTTTCAGCTATATTATCGGAGGTCGTCAGAGAGTCCCGGACCCGACGATTTTGGTGCGGGAGCAGGATGATTTTGGGGGCGTCAACTCGATTATTGAGGTCGATTCCTTGATTTAA